From the genome of Flavobacterium sediminis:
TAAAAAGCCTCCATCAATATTAAGTTTCTGATTGTCACTGACTGCTTCAATGATCTTTAAGTGATTGTGCTCAAAACCATCAAGCGGAACGCCATCGGCATTTTTTTGCTGAATTGTTTTTGAAGCATAATTTTTCTCAATATTGGATAAATTGTTCAGTATAGAACTGTATCCAAAGACTTTACCTAATTTCAATTGTAATTTTGCTTTGCCCGAAGGCGGGATCATTTTAAAATTAGGGTCGATCACATTAATCTTTTTCAGAATAGCATTGGCATGACCTTTTTCAATATCAGACAAACTGTTTAAAACTGCTTTT
Proteins encoded in this window:
- a CDS encoding ferritin family protein; its protein translation is MTEIKKLREQLQMEVDTSFLYYSIAQLQADENLKAVLNSLSDIEKGHANAILKKINVIDPNFKMIPPSGKAKLQLKLGKVFGYSSILNNLSNIEKNYASKTIQQKNADGVPLDGFEHNHLKIIEAVSDNQKLNIDGGFLSKFESRHKSVGEML